A window of Streptomyces gilvosporeus contains these coding sequences:
- a CDS encoding cation diffusion facilitator family transporter, whose protein sequence is MTEHAHRHGNGHQHTGGHSHGHSHGVSPDADRRWLRAALVLLTAYMVVEVGIGVLARSLALISDAAHMLTDAVSIILALIAMRLAARPARGGFTYGLKRAEILSAQANGITLLLLSAWLGYEAVRRLIAPPEVTGGLVFVTALSGIVVNLVCTWLLSRANRSSLNVEGAYQHILTDLFGFVATAVSGLIVLTTGFQRADAIASLIVVALMLKAGTGLVRESGRIFMEAAPAGVDPDALGDHLVAEDQVVEIHDLHIWQITSGQPALSAHILVAPGGDCHKVRRRLQELLSTQYGITHATLQVDHLGEESTAPDVLTLGPRPAAESPTADHCEDTHGPVHRPGPHLH, encoded by the coding sequence ATGACCGAGCACGCCCACCGCCACGGGAACGGCCACCAGCACACCGGCGGCCACTCCCACGGCCACTCGCACGGTGTGTCCCCGGACGCCGACCGCCGCTGGCTGCGCGCCGCGCTCGTGCTGCTCACCGCGTACATGGTGGTCGAGGTCGGCATCGGCGTACTGGCCCGGTCGCTGGCCCTGATCTCCGACGCCGCCCATATGCTCACCGACGCGGTGTCCATCATCCTGGCCCTGATCGCCATGCGGCTGGCCGCCCGCCCCGCCCGCGGCGGCTTCACCTACGGCCTCAAGCGCGCGGAAATCCTCTCCGCCCAGGCCAACGGCATCACCCTGCTGCTGCTTTCGGCCTGGCTCGGCTACGAGGCCGTCCGGCGGCTGATCGCGCCGCCCGAGGTGACCGGCGGACTCGTGTTCGTCACGGCCCTCTCCGGCATCGTCGTCAACCTCGTCTGCACCTGGCTGCTGTCCCGGGCCAACCGCTCCAGCCTCAATGTCGAGGGCGCCTACCAGCACATCCTCACCGACCTGTTCGGCTTCGTCGCGACCGCCGTCTCCGGTCTGATCGTCCTGACCACCGGCTTCCAGCGAGCCGACGCCATCGCCTCGCTCATCGTCGTCGCGCTGATGCTCAAGGCCGGTACGGGCCTGGTCCGCGAGTCCGGGCGGATCTTCATGGAGGCCGCCCCCGCCGGCGTCGACCCGGACGCGCTGGGCGACCATCTGGTGGCCGAGGACCAGGTCGTCGAGATCCACGACCTGCACATCTGGCAGATCACCTCCGGCCAGCCGGCTCTCTCCGCCCACATCCTGGTGGCCCCCGGCGGCGACTGCCACAAGGTCCGCCGCCGCCTCCAGGAACTGCTCAGCACCCAGTACGGCATCACCCACGCCACCCTCCAGGTCGACCACCTGGGCGAGGAGTCCACCGCCCCGGACGTCCTCACCCTCGGCCCGCGCCCCGCCGCCGAGTCCCCCACAGCCGACCACTGTGAGGACACCCACGGCCCGGTCCACCGGCCGGGGCCGCACCTGCACTGA
- a CDS encoding ATP-binding protein — MSARIPSRRQAERPPLRAALRTLTASLVVTGGLCGWAVMLAPPSVRTLLAWGGGGGAVAFSAALATAVFQQRLARHHRSRIGDLKAEAERLADETLPALVVQLRDGASVDTALNRTAGPVAGAHRRILRTLAEEVGRGERMRAAAMSACANAAGRVQALATGMLADLREMEDRHGEEVLGDLMKLDHTTAQAGRLADSIAVLTGARSGRRWNKPIAMESILRGAMGRISAYRRIRLHNSSQVAIAGHAAEGIMHALAEIMDNATSFSPPLSPVHVYVEEAQAGVVVSVEDSGLVMSEAALQRAQQSVSAATLDLMSLSGTRLGLAVVGCLARKHGLNVSFRPSARGGTGVVVLIPQQLVTEARTPARRAEPQPPVADTAVTAPRAAVPAPRRAPEAEPEQATATEPPAETPPESPASSGGAARSDAPAPLPRRTAQPGAARPDATPEAAPEAVPETAAVRRPDAEAAPQDRPTPAPAAPIEYGESGLPKRRRGQTLASAPMGTGPAHGRTSAAGQSAARPARSREESAARFRAFRKAVQGTPGANAADGPRTDAAPGLPAGGSPASHPAPSPARPEDETR, encoded by the coding sequence ATGTCAGCACGGATACCCTCCCGCCGTCAGGCAGAGCGCCCGCCGCTGCGAGCGGCGCTGCGCACCCTGACGGCCTCTCTGGTGGTGACCGGGGGCTTGTGCGGATGGGCGGTGATGCTCGCGCCGCCGTCGGTACGGACGTTGCTCGCCTGGGGCGGCGGGGGCGGGGCGGTGGCGTTCAGCGCCGCGCTGGCCACCGCGGTCTTCCAGCAGCGGCTGGCTCGCCACCACCGGTCGCGCATCGGGGACCTGAAGGCCGAGGCCGAGCGGCTGGCCGACGAGACCTTGCCCGCGCTGGTCGTCCAGCTGCGCGACGGGGCCTCGGTCGACACCGCGCTCAACCGTACGGCCGGCCCCGTGGCCGGGGCGCATCGGCGGATTCTGCGGACGCTGGCCGAGGAGGTCGGGCGCGGTGAGCGGATGCGGGCCGCGGCGATGTCCGCCTGCGCCAACGCCGCGGGCCGGGTGCAGGCGCTCGCCACCGGAATGCTCGCGGATCTGCGCGAGATGGAGGACCGGCACGGCGAGGAAGTGCTCGGCGATCTGATGAAGCTGGATCACACGACGGCGCAGGCGGGACGGCTGGCCGACAGCATCGCCGTGCTGACCGGGGCCCGGTCCGGGCGGCGGTGGAACAAGCCGATCGCGATGGAGAGCATTCTGCGCGGTGCGATGGGCCGGATCAGCGCCTACCGCCGTATCCGGCTGCACAACAGCAGCCAGGTCGCCATCGCCGGGCATGCGGCCGAGGGCATCATGCATGCGCTGGCCGAGATCATGGACAACGCCACCTCGTTCTCCCCTCCGCTGTCACCGGTGCATGTGTACGTGGAGGAGGCGCAGGCCGGTGTCGTGGTCAGCGTCGAGGACAGCGGACTGGTGATGAGCGAGGCCGCGCTCCAGCGCGCCCAGCAGTCGGTGTCCGCGGCCACGCTGGATCTGATGTCGCTGTCGGGGACGCGGCTGGGGCTCGCGGTGGTGGGCTGTCTGGCGCGCAAGCACGGGCTCAATGTGTCCTTCCGGCCGTCGGCGCGCGGCGGCACGGGCGTGGTGGTGCTGATTCCGCAGCAGCTGGTGACGGAGGCGCGGACGCCCGCCCGACGGGCCGAGCCGCAGCCGCCGGTCGCCGACACGGCGGTGACGGCGCCGCGGGCCGCGGTCCCGGCCCCCCGGCGCGCGCCCGAAGCCGAGCCCGAGCAGGCGACCGCGACCGAGCCCCCGGCGGAGACACCGCCGGAGAGCCCGGCGAGCTCCGGCGGCGCGGCGCGGTCCGACGCCCCGGCCCCGCTCCCCCGGCGCACCGCGCAGCCCGGCGCCGCCCGGCCGGATGCCACGCCCGAGGCAGCGCCCGAGGCGGTTCCCGAGACGGCGGCCGTCCGTCGGCCCGACGCCGAGGCCGCGCCCCAGGACCGGCCCACGCCCGCGCCCGCCGCGCCGATCGAGTACGGCGAGAGCGGTCTGCCCAAACGCCGCCGCGGTCAGACCCTGGCGTCCGCCCCCATGGGGACGGGCCCCGCTCACGGCCGGACGTCCGCCGCCGGCCAGTCCGCCGCGCGGCCCGCCCGCTCCCGTGAGGAGTCGGCGGCCCGGTTCCGCGCCTTCCGCAAGGCCGTTCAGGGCACGCCCGGCGCAAACGCCGCCGACGGCCCCCGTACCGACGCCGCCCCGGGCCTCCCTGCCGGCGGCTCGCCCGCGTCACACCCCGCACCCTCTCCAGCACGTCCGGAGGACGAGACCCGATGA
- a CDS encoding cytochrome P450 — protein MTEQQHPRTGGCPVGSGHSGKDATDAVRLYGAGLSGDPARRYREMRAQHGPVAPILLDGDVPGWFVLGYRELHQVTSNPELFARDSRRWHAWADIPEGWPLMPFVGHQPSVMFAEGQEHRRRAGAISEALTAIDQFELRQICERLADGLIDAFAGSGEADLMVHYAARLPLLVIAELFGFPHTEVPELAADIAASLNEDEGAIAAHQRVAARLQRLVTAKRARPGADVPSRLLAHRAGLAQEEVVMDLLVLMAAAQQPTAHWIGNTLRLMLTDDRFAVSLSGGRRSVGQALNEVLWHDTPTQNFIGRWAVRDTQLGGRRIRTGDLLILGLAAANTDPQVQPDFDEAGSDGNQAHMSFSHGEHACPYPAPEIAEVIAKAAVEVLLDRLPDVVLAVPAEELAWHPSVWMRGLVSLPVEFTPAYTPIPAMGAPGSVYG, from the coding sequence GTGACCGAGCAGCAGCACCCCCGGACCGGCGGCTGCCCCGTGGGGTCCGGCCACTCGGGCAAGGACGCGACGGACGCCGTACGGCTCTACGGCGCCGGCCTCAGCGGCGACCCGGCCCGGCGCTACCGCGAGATGCGGGCGCAGCACGGGCCGGTCGCGCCGATCCTCCTGGACGGGGACGTCCCCGGCTGGTTCGTCCTGGGCTACCGCGAACTGCACCAGGTCACCAGCAACCCCGAGCTGTTCGCCCGGGATTCGCGGCGCTGGCACGCCTGGGCCGACATCCCCGAGGGCTGGCCTCTGATGCCGTTCGTCGGGCATCAGCCGTCGGTGATGTTCGCCGAGGGCCAAGAGCACCGCCGCCGGGCCGGGGCGATCAGCGAGGCGCTCACCGCCATCGACCAGTTCGAGCTGCGGCAGATCTGCGAGCGGCTGGCGGACGGCCTGATCGATGCGTTCGCCGGATCCGGCGAAGCGGACCTGATGGTCCATTACGCGGCCCGGCTGCCGCTGCTGGTCATCGCCGAGCTGTTCGGCTTCCCGCACACCGAGGTACCGGAACTCGCCGCCGATATCGCCGCCTCGCTCAACGAGGACGAGGGCGCGATCGCGGCGCACCAGCGGGTGGCGGCGCGGTTGCAGCGGCTGGTCACGGCCAAGCGGGCGCGGCCCGGCGCCGATGTGCCCTCCCGGCTGCTGGCCCATCGGGCGGGCCTGGCCCAGGAGGAGGTCGTCATGGACCTGCTGGTGCTGATGGCCGCCGCCCAGCAGCCGACCGCCCACTGGATCGGCAACACGCTGCGGCTGATGCTCACCGACGACCGCTTCGCGGTCAGCCTCTCGGGCGGACGGCGCAGCGTCGGCCAAGCCCTCAACGAGGTGCTCTGGCACGACACACCCACGCAGAACTTCATCGGCCGCTGGGCGGTGCGCGACACCCAGCTCGGCGGCCGCCGGATCCGTACGGGAGATCTGCTGATCCTGGGGCTGGCCGCCGCGAACACCGACCCCCAGGTCCAGCCGGACTTCGACGAGGCGGGCTCCGACGGCAACCAGGCCCATATGTCCTTCAGCCACGGCGAACACGCCTGCCCCTACCCCGCGCCGGAAATCGCCGAGGTGATCGCCAAAGCGGCGGTGGAGGTGCTGCTCGACCGGCTTCCGGATGTGGTGCTGGCGGTCCCGGCCGAGGAGCTGGCGTGGCATCCGTCGGTATGGATGCGCGGTCTGGTCAGTCTGCCGGTCGAGTTCACCCCCGCCTACACGCCGATTCCGGCGATGGGCGCGCCGGGTTCGGTGTACGGCTGA
- a CDS encoding roadblock/LC7 domain-containing protein, producing the protein MNTTDHSLDWMLENLLQKTPGARHALVLSRDGLKLCHSKELTVDQADQLAAIASGIQSLSHGASVEFGDGTGGVRQAMTEFHGGLLFIVEAGNGAHLALIAVEDADVGLIGFNMNELVEQIGEYLRAAPRGEGGHGA; encoded by the coding sequence ATGAACACCACCGACCACAGCCTCGACTGGATGCTGGAGAATCTGCTCCAGAAGACCCCGGGTGCCCGGCATGCGCTGGTGCTGTCCCGGGACGGGCTGAAGCTGTGCCACTCCAAGGAACTGACCGTCGATCAGGCCGACCAGCTGGCCGCCATCGCCTCCGGGATCCAGAGCCTTTCGCACGGAGCGTCCGTGGAGTTCGGGGACGGTACGGGCGGCGTACGGCAGGCGATGACGGAGTTCCACGGCGGCCTGCTGTTCATCGTGGAGGCCGGGAACGGCGCCCATCTGGCGCTGATCGCCGTCGAGGACGCCGACGTCGGCCTGATCGGCTTCAACATGAACGAGCTGGTGGAGCAGATCGGCGAGTATCTCCGGGCCGCCCCGCGCGGCGAGGGCGGGCACGGCGCATGA
- a CDS encoding NADP-dependent oxidoreductase: protein MRAVAVSAFGEQPQLMELPQPEPGPGEVLVRLAAAGLNPIDWKLADGAFGSSVPVAFPLVLGSDGAGEVLAVGTGVRRFTVGDAVFGQFQRPEHGGGSYCELAVANEQSLAQAARSVTYATSAAVPTAGMTAYNLVEETRISEGRRVLITGATGGVGTFVTQLAAGRGAEVLVTARPAMAELMRNLGASATFDHTAGPIADQVLAAYPDGVDVLIDMVSGPGEFVELTRTVRDGGTAVSLIGSADADVLTEHNLRGFNFVNRPSPQLLEILAGQVDAGRLTVLVGREVPLEEAPDALAASRTGRAQGKTVLAI from the coding sequence ATGAGAGCCGTAGCAGTCAGCGCATTCGGTGAACAGCCTCAGCTCATGGAACTGCCGCAGCCCGAGCCAGGGCCGGGCGAGGTCCTGGTACGGCTGGCCGCCGCCGGACTCAACCCGATCGACTGGAAGCTGGCCGACGGCGCGTTCGGCAGCTCCGTCCCCGTCGCCTTTCCGCTGGTTCTGGGCTCGGACGGGGCGGGTGAAGTGCTCGCGGTGGGGACCGGGGTGCGGCGGTTCACCGTCGGGGACGCCGTGTTCGGCCAGTTCCAGCGGCCGGAGCACGGCGGCGGCTCGTACTGCGAACTGGCGGTCGCCAACGAACAGTCACTTGCGCAGGCCGCTCGCAGCGTCACCTATGCGACCTCCGCCGCCGTGCCGACGGCCGGGATGACGGCGTACAACCTGGTGGAGGAGACCCGGATCAGCGAGGGCCGACGGGTGCTGATCACCGGCGCCACCGGCGGGGTCGGCACCTTCGTCACCCAACTCGCCGCCGGCCGCGGCGCGGAGGTGCTCGTCACCGCCCGCCCCGCGATGGCCGAGCTGATGCGGAACCTGGGCGCCTCGGCGACCTTCGACCACACCGCGGGACCGATCGCCGACCAGGTCCTGGCCGCCTATCCGGACGGCGTCGACGTCCTGATCGACATGGTCAGCGGCCCCGGTGAATTCGTCGAACTGACCCGGACCGTCCGCGATGGCGGTACGGCCGTCTCCCTCATCGGCTCCGCCGACGCGGACGTGCTGACCGAACACAACCTGCGCGGCTTCAACTTCGTCAACCGCCCCTCCCCCCAGCTCCTGGAAATCCTCGCCGGCCAGGTCGATGCGGGCCGCCTGACCGTCCTCGTGGGGCGCGAGGTCCCTCTGGAGGAGGCTCCCGACGCGCTCGCGGCCAGCCGAACGGGGCGGGCCCAGGGCAAGACCGTGCTGGCGATCTGA
- a CDS encoding cytochrome P450 has product MNREAPDILSPEFAADPYAAYRVLRDDFPLLYHEATRSYVLSRYDDVERAFKDPVFTTDNYDWQLEPVHGRTILQMSGREHAVRRALVAPAFRGTTLEQQFLPVIERNARQLIDEFRASGGADLVAQFATRFPVNVIVDMLGLDRADHERFHRWYTAIIGFLGNLAQDPHVAEAGLRTREEFAAYLLPVIRERRDNLGDDLLSTLCAAEIDGTRMSDEDIKAFCSLLLTAGGETTDKAISSLVHNLLRHPEQLAAVRADHSLIAPAFAETLRYTPPVHMIMRQAAEDVVIGGGKVPAGSTVTCLIGAAGRDERRYADPDTFDIRRGDLSADTAFSAAAAHLSFALGRHFCVGALLAKAEVEVGVARLLEAMPDMALAPGAEPREQGVFTRGLDALPVEFTPAG; this is encoded by the coding sequence GTGAACCGAGAAGCGCCGGACATCCTGTCGCCGGAATTCGCCGCGGATCCGTATGCCGCCTATCGCGTGCTGCGGGACGACTTCCCGCTGCTGTACCACGAGGCCACCCGGAGCTATGTCCTCTCGCGGTACGACGACGTCGAACGGGCCTTCAAGGACCCGGTGTTCACCACGGACAACTACGACTGGCAGCTGGAGCCGGTGCACGGCCGCACCATTCTCCAGATGAGCGGGCGCGAGCACGCCGTGCGCCGGGCACTGGTCGCACCGGCGTTCCGCGGCACCACCCTGGAGCAGCAGTTCCTGCCGGTCATCGAACGCAACGCCCGGCAGCTGATCGACGAGTTCCGCGCATCGGGCGGCGCGGATCTGGTGGCGCAGTTCGCGACGCGCTTCCCCGTCAACGTCATCGTCGACATGCTCGGGCTGGACCGGGCCGATCACGAGCGCTTCCACCGCTGGTACACGGCGATCATCGGCTTCCTCGGCAACCTCGCCCAGGACCCGCACGTCGCCGAGGCGGGACTGCGCACGCGCGAGGAGTTCGCCGCGTATCTGCTCCCGGTCATCCGCGAACGCCGGGACAACCTCGGCGACGATCTGCTCTCCACGCTCTGCGCCGCGGAGATCGATGGGACGCGGATGAGCGATGAGGACATCAAGGCGTTCTGCAGCCTGCTGCTGACGGCCGGCGGGGAGACCACCGACAAGGCGATATCCAGCCTGGTGCACAACCTGCTGCGGCATCCGGAACAGCTGGCCGCGGTGCGCGCGGACCATTCGCTGATCGCGCCGGCGTTCGCGGAGACGCTGCGCTACACCCCGCCGGTGCACATGATCATGCGGCAGGCTGCGGAGGACGTCGTCATCGGCGGTGGCAAGGTGCCCGCGGGATCGACGGTGACCTGTCTGATCGGTGCGGCCGGGCGGGACGAGCGGCGTTATGCCGATCCGGACACCTTCGACATCCGCCGCGGCGATCTGTCGGCCGATACGGCCTTCTCGGCGGCCGCCGCCCATCTCTCGTTCGCCCTCGGCCGGCATTTCTGCGTCGGTGCGCTGCTGGCGAAGGCGGAGGTCGAGGTGGGCGTGGCCCGGCTGCTGGAGGCGATGCCGGACATGGCGCTGGCGCCGGGGGCGGAGCCGCGGGAGCAGGGGGTGTTCACGCGGGGGCTGGATGCGCTGCCGGTCGAGTTCACCCCGGCCGGGTAG
- a CDS encoding response regulator transcription factor, with protein MRVLVVEDEEVLAEMIAEGLRRDAIAVDVAHDGRMALEKLRFGAYDVLVLDRDLPGVHGDGVCRRVVSQGLLTRVLMLTASGTVRNRVDGLGVGADDYLTKPFAHEELLARVLALGRRARPTLPPVIERGGVSVDTARRLALRDGRPLPLSRTEFAVLEVLLRAEGTVVSGDDLIEEVWEEQTSYRTNAVRVTLSTLRAKLGDPPVIETVPGAGYRMGGG; from the coding sequence ATGCGCGTGCTGGTGGTGGAGGACGAGGAAGTCCTCGCGGAAATGATCGCCGAGGGCCTGCGCCGCGACGCGATCGCGGTCGATGTCGCCCACGACGGGCGAATGGCCCTGGAAAAACTGCGGTTCGGCGCCTACGACGTGCTCGTCCTGGACCGCGATCTGCCCGGCGTGCACGGTGACGGCGTGTGCCGGCGGGTGGTGTCGCAGGGGCTGCTGACCCGGGTGCTGATGCTGACGGCGTCGGGCACCGTACGGAACCGGGTAGACGGCCTGGGAGTGGGCGCCGACGACTACCTCACCAAGCCGTTCGCGCACGAGGAACTGCTCGCCCGGGTCCTGGCGCTCGGTCGGCGGGCGCGTCCCACGCTGCCGCCGGTCATCGAACGCGGCGGGGTCAGCGTCGACACCGCCCGCCGCCTCGCCCTCCGCGACGGCCGCCCGCTCCCCCTCTCCCGCACGGAGTTCGCGGTGCTGGAGGTGCTGCTGCGTGCCGAGGGCACGGTGGTCAGCGGCGACGACCTGATCGAGGAGGTGTGGGAGGAGCAGACCAGCTACCGCACCAACGCCGTCCGGGTCACCCTCAGCACACTGCGCGCCAAGCTGGGCGATCCGCCGGTGATCGAGACCGTGCCGGGGGCCGGGTACCGGATGGGCGGCGGGTGA
- a CDS encoding ABC transporter substrate-binding protein → MTRVRTAAPRSAVLAVLAVLAGSAALAGCSGGPSLETRGAITASPGDSRHLSIGSAGFTESELLAQMYAALLGHAGYHTDLLTVGNRELYEPALESGQIDVVPEYAATLADWLNSKTHGPHAAPVASPDIRSTMAALRKLTGPRGLTALPAGRAVDQNAFAVSASYAARHRLATLSDLGRAKLPVRLAAGDECVQRPFCAPGLRRVYGITVTAVDPKGVGTTPAKQAVQNGQDQMVLTTSTDATLGQFGLVLLTDDRKLQNADNVIPLVNRSRAGSARAAAALDRLNKVLTTADLAQLNARVDSWRRLPADVAHNYLVGKGLLPKR, encoded by the coding sequence GTGACAAGGGTTCGTACCGCCGCCCCGAGGTCGGCCGTCCTCGCGGTCCTTGCCGTCCTCGCGGGCTCCGCCGCCCTGGCCGGCTGCTCGGGCGGGCCCTCCCTGGAGACGCGGGGCGCGATCACCGCCTCGCCGGGGGACAGCCGGCATCTGTCCATCGGCTCGGCCGGGTTCACCGAGAGCGAGCTGCTGGCCCAGATGTATGCGGCGCTGCTCGGTCATGCGGGGTACCACACCGACCTCCTCACCGTCGGCAACCGCGAGTTGTACGAACCCGCGCTGGAGAGCGGTCAGATCGATGTCGTCCCGGAGTACGCCGCCACCCTCGCCGACTGGCTCAACTCCAAGACACACGGGCCGCACGCCGCACCGGTCGCCTCGCCGGATATCCGCTCGACGATGGCCGCGCTGCGGAAGCTGACCGGGCCCCGCGGCCTGACGGCGCTGCCCGCCGGCCGGGCCGTCGACCAGAACGCCTTCGCGGTGAGCGCCTCCTACGCCGCCCGGCACCGCCTTGCCACCCTCAGCGACCTGGGCCGCGCCAAGCTGCCGGTGCGGCTGGCGGCGGGGGACGAATGCGTCCAGCGTCCGTTCTGCGCTCCGGGGCTGCGCCGGGTCTATGGCATCACCGTCACCGCCGTCGATCCGAAGGGCGTCGGTACCACCCCCGCCAAGCAGGCCGTCCAGAACGGCCAGGACCAGATGGTGCTCACCACCAGCACGGACGCCACCCTCGGCCAGTTCGGTCTGGTGCTGCTCACCGACGACAGGAAGCTCCAGAACGCCGACAACGTCATCCCGCTCGTCAACCGCTCCCGCGCCGGCAGCGCACGGGCGGCGGCCGCCCTCGATCGGCTCAACAAGGTACTGACCACCGCCGACCTGGCTCAGCTGAACGCGCGGGTGGACAGCTGGCGGCGGCTACCGGCGGATGTGGCGCACAACTACCTGGTGGGAAAAGGGCTGTTGCCCAAGCGATGA
- the tsaD gene encoding tRNA (adenosine(37)-N6)-threonylcarbamoyltransferase complex transferase subunit TsaD produces MSSPVVLGIESSCDETGAGLVRDGRLLGSALASSMDEHARFGGVVPEVAARAHVHALMPVVRRALDEADLRARDIGAVAVTTGPGLSGALQVGLAGAKGLAYALGVPLYGVHHLAGHVAADALVHGPLPDPCVVLIVSGGHTSLLLVRDLARDPIVHLGDTLDDAAGECFDKVARVFGLPYPGGPAIDRTAREGDPRAVPFPRPLATGPSGHRFAFSFSGLKTAAARWAERHRAAGLTLPLADGAASFQEAVADVLTRKAVAACTEHGVSTLVVVGGVAANSRVRSLAEERCAAVGIALRVPPLRLCTDNGAMIAAVGDLLVRAGAEPAPLEVSVDPSAPLERAALHPAGAARARTA; encoded by the coding sequence GTGAGCTCGCCAGTGGTGCTGGGCATCGAATCGTCCTGCGACGAAACGGGCGCGGGCCTGGTGCGCGACGGCCGGCTGCTGGGCTCCGCCCTCGCGTCGAGCATGGACGAGCACGCCCGGTTCGGCGGCGTCGTCCCGGAGGTCGCGGCGCGTGCCCATGTCCATGCGCTGATGCCGGTCGTACGGCGGGCGCTGGACGAGGCGGATCTGCGGGCGCGGGACATCGGGGCGGTGGCAGTGACGACCGGACCGGGGCTGTCCGGCGCGTTGCAGGTGGGACTGGCGGGTGCCAAGGGGCTGGCGTATGCGCTGGGGGTGCCGTTGTACGGGGTGCACCATCTGGCGGGGCATGTCGCAGCCGACGCCCTCGTGCACGGTCCGCTTCCCGACCCCTGTGTGGTCCTGATCGTCTCCGGCGGCCACACCTCCCTTCTCCTCGTACGGGACCTGGCGCGCGACCCGATCGTGCACCTCGGCGACACTCTGGACGATGCCGCCGGCGAATGCTTCGACAAGGTCGCCCGGGTCTTCGGGCTGCCGTATCCCGGCGGCCCGGCCATCGACCGGACAGCGCGCGAGGGGGATCCGCGCGCTGTCCCCTTTCCCCGCCCGCTGGCGACGGGCCCGTCCGGGCACCGCTTCGCCTTCTCCTTCTCGGGCCTGAAGACGGCGGCGGCCCGATGGGCGGAGCGCCACCGCGCCGCGGGGCTGACGCTGCCGCTCGCCGACGGCGCGGCCTCGTTCCAGGAGGCGGTGGCCGACGTCCTCACCCGCAAGGCGGTGGCCGCCTGCACCGAGCACGGCGTCTCGACGCTCGTCGTGGTGGGCGGAGTCGCCGCCAATTCCCGGGTGCGCTCGCTGGCGGAGGAGCGGTGCGCGGCGGTCGGAATCGCCCTGCGGGTGCCGCCGTTGCGGCTGTGCACGGACAACGGCGCGATGATCGCGGCGGTCGGCGACCTCCTGGTGCGCGCGGGCGCCGAGCCCGCCCCGCTGGAGGTGTCGGTGGACCCGTCGGCGCCTTTGGAGCGCGCGGCGCTGCATCCGGCGGGGGCGGCGCGGGCCCGGACCGCATAG
- a CDS encoding GTP-binding protein, with amino-acid sequence MRSTASEHADTAVASGTDADRIPLSATADNGLKIVIVGGFGVGKTTMVRSVSEIRPLNTEETMTRAGLGVDDPTGVEGKTTTTVAFDFGRISINDSAVLYLFGAPGQERFWFLWDRLFSGTLGAVVLVDTRRLDDSWYAIDRLEAHGMPFIVAHNDFGGERHTLEQIREALDLSPDVPLISCDARDRESSKAVLIALVDHLYALSVQASSSGRQSVPGQESVSVPETAERAS; translated from the coding sequence ATGCGCTCCACCGCCTCTGAGCACGCGGACACGGCCGTAGCGTCCGGCACCGACGCCGACCGCATTCCGCTGAGTGCCACCGCCGACAACGGCCTGAAGATCGTCATCGTCGGCGGGTTCGGCGTCGGCAAGACCACCATGGTCCGCTCGGTGAGCGAGATCCGGCCGCTGAACACCGAAGAGACCATGACGCGGGCGGGCCTCGGCGTCGACGACCCCACCGGCGTCGAGGGCAAGACCACCACCACCGTCGCCTTCGACTTCGGCCGGATCAGCATCAACGACAGCGCGGTGCTGTATCTGTTCGGCGCGCCCGGCCAGGAGCGCTTCTGGTTCCTGTGGGACCGTCTGTTCTCCGGAACGCTGGGCGCCGTGGTCCTGGTCGACACCCGGCGGCTGGACGACTCCTGGTACGCCATCGACCGACTCGAAGCGCACGGGATGCCGTTCATCGTCGCGCACAACGACTTCGGCGGCGAACGGCACACCCTGGAACAGATCCGCGAGGCGCTCGACCTCTCCCCGGACGTGCCGCTGATCTCCTGCGATGCGCGCGACCGGGAGTCCAGCAAGGCGGTGCTGATCGCCCTGGTCGACCATCTCTACGCCCTGTCCGTACAGGCGTCGTCGTCCGGCCGGCAGTCCGTGCCCGGCCAGGAGTCCGTATCCGTCCCGGAGACCGCGGAGCGCGCATCGTGA
- a CDS encoding DUF742 domain-containing protein has translation MKRLGPDDDPDRLYTVTGGRSRSADDRTLDLVTLIVSECDPTPGMQSEHARILTMCRRPMAVVEVSAELRMPVSVVRILLCDLLDLGQVTARHPRTPDTAQLPAADLLKEVLDALHRL, from the coding sequence ATGAAACGGCTCGGTCCTGATGATGATCCGGACCGGCTCTACACCGTGACCGGCGGCCGCAGCCGGTCCGCCGACGACCGGACGCTCGACCTGGTGACCCTCATCGTCAGCGAATGCGATCCGACACCGGGCATGCAGTCCGAGCATGCCCGGATCCTGACCATGTGCCGTCGTCCGATGGCCGTCGTGGAGGTCTCGGCGGAGCTGCGGATGCCGGTCAGCGTGGTCCGGATCCTGCTGTGCGACCTGCTCGACCTCGGCCAGGTCACCGCACGCCATCCACGCACCCCCGACACCGCCCAACTCCCCGCCGCCGACCTGCTGAAGGAGGTGCTCGATGCGCTCCACCGCCTCTGA